One window of the Roseovarius sp. THAF9 genome contains the following:
- a CDS encoding HAD-IA family hydrolase, with the protein MTALRLVIFDVDGTLVDSQADIVAAMSHAFARAERDAPTREAILSIVGLSLDRAIALLAPEVDSGMRDRMVEWYKEAYIALRAEIGAAQSSPLYPGAREVLEALNAQPETLLGVATGKSRRGLDKLLEGHGLERMFITQQVSDHHPSKPHPSMIRAALSETGLEPHPAVMIGDTSFDMEMAAAAGVAGIGVGWGYHPSEALSAARHMIDSFDALPPLLQQIWEAAA; encoded by the coding sequence ATGACTGCGTTGCGGCTGGTGATCTTCGACGTGGACGGCACGCTGGTGGACAGCCAGGCGGATATCGTCGCGGCGATGAGCCATGCCTTTGCGCGGGCCGAGCGGGACGCACCGACGCGCGAGGCGATCCTGTCGATTGTCGGGCTGTCGCTGGACCGGGCCATCGCGTTGCTGGCGCCGGAGGTGGATTCCGGGATGCGGGATCGCATGGTGGAATGGTACAAGGAAGCCTACATTGCCTTGCGGGCCGAGATCGGGGCAGCGCAATCCTCGCCGCTCTATCCCGGGGCGCGGGAGGTGCTGGAGGCGCTCAACGCGCAGCCCGAGACGCTGCTGGGCGTGGCGACGGGCAAGTCGCGCCGGGGGCTGGACAAGCTACTGGAAGGGCATGGGCTGGAGCGGATGTTCATCACCCAGCAGGTCAGCGACCATCATCCGTCAAAACCGCATCCGTCGATGATTCGCGCGGCCCTGTCCGAGACCGGGCTGGAGCCGCACCCGGCGGTGATGATCGGCGACACGAGTTTCGACATGGAGATGGCTGCCGCGGCGGGCGTCGCGGGCATCGGCGTCGGCTGGGGTTATCACCCAAGCGAGGCGCTGAGCGCGGCGCGGCACATGATCGACAGTTTCGACGCCCTGCCGCCCCTGTTGCAGCAGATATGGGAGGCCGCAGCATGA
- a CDS encoding ATP12 family chaperone protein, whose translation MSEWKAKRFWKEATVVEEGGGFGIRLDGRAVKTPAKAAMVVPTRPLAEAIAVEWDAQVDLIQPGTMPVTRSANAAIDKVRHQHAEVADMLAGYGDTDLLCYRADSPDSLVRRQAEAWDPLLDWAETRYGARLVPVASVMHRPQDTDALALFSAEVHAMDNFALTAFHDLVGLSGSLVIGLAAMQDARPVEDLWEISRLDERWQEEQWGIDEEARAVEAVKRAEFLHAKRFHDLAQRGETGS comes from the coding sequence ATGAGTGAGTGGAAGGCCAAGCGATTCTGGAAAGAGGCCACCGTCGTGGAGGAAGGGGGCGGGTTCGGCATCCGGCTGGATGGCCGGGCGGTCAAGACGCCGGCGAAGGCCGCGATGGTCGTGCCGACGCGCCCTCTGGCCGAGGCGATTGCGGTCGAGTGGGACGCGCAGGTGGACCTGATTCAACCGGGCACGATGCCGGTGACACGGTCGGCCAATGCGGCCATCGACAAGGTGCGGCATCAGCACGCCGAAGTGGCCGATATGCTGGCCGGTTACGGCGATACGGACCTTCTATGCTATCGCGCGGACAGCCCCGACAGCCTTGTGCGGCGGCAGGCCGAGGCGTGGGACCCGCTGCTGGACTGGGCGGAAACGCGGTACGGGGCGCGGCTGGTGCCGGTGGCGAGCGTGATGCACCGTCCGCAGGACACAGATGCATTGGCGCTTTTTTCAGCAGAAGTGCACGCGATGGACAATTTCGCCCTCACCGCCTTTCACGATCTCGTGGGCTTGTCGGGCTCTCTGGTGATCGGGCTTGCCGCGATGCAGGACGCCCGGCCCGTAGAGGACCTGTGGGAGATTTCGCGCCTCGACGAGCGCTGGCAGGAAGAACAATGGGGCATTGACGAGGAAGCCCGCGCGGTCGAGGCGGTCAAACGCGCCGAATTCCTGCATGCCAAGCGCTTTCACGATCTGGCGCAACGCGGCGAGACCGGGTCCTGA
- a CDS encoding amino acid ABC transporter substrate-binding protein, with protein MKKSVFLGALTVAGLTAGAAAAATLDDVKARGTLNCGVTTGLVGFAAPDSNGNWDGFDVGVCRAVAAAVLGDPQAVEFVPTTGKTRFTALASGEIDMLARNTTWTFSRDVDLKFEFVGINYYDGQGFMVPKELGVSSAKDLDGATVCIQTGTTTELNLADYFRKNSMNYEPVPIETNAEAQQQYLAGACDVYTTDASGLAATRAAFEDPSAHVLLPEIVSKEPLGPLVRHGDNEWGDVVRWTLNALIAAEELGVTSANIADMASSAGDSPEINRLLGTEGNLGEMLGLEADWAVKAISAGGNYGELFEKNIGETTPIGLARGLNAQWTDGGLLYSPPFR; from the coding sequence ATGAAAAAATCCGTATTTCTAGGCGCGCTGACGGTGGCCGGCCTTACGGCTGGCGCGGCTGCAGCCGCGACGCTTGACGACGTCAAGGCACGCGGCACGCTGAACTGTGGCGTGACCACCGGCCTGGTCGGCTTTGCCGCCCCGGATTCCAACGGGAACTGGGATGGCTTTGACGTCGGCGTGTGCCGTGCTGTCGCTGCCGCCGTGCTGGGTGACCCGCAAGCCGTCGAATTCGTGCCCACCACCGGCAAGACGCGTTTCACCGCGCTGGCCTCGGGCGAAATCGACATGCTAGCCCGGAACACCACCTGGACCTTCTCGCGCGATGTCGACCTGAAGTTCGAATTCGTCGGCATCAACTACTATGACGGTCAAGGCTTCATGGTTCCCAAGGAACTGGGCGTTTCGTCGGCCAAGGATCTGGACGGCGCGACCGTCTGCATTCAGACCGGCACCACGACCGAGCTGAACCTGGCGGACTATTTCCGCAAGAACAGCATGAACTACGAGCCGGTTCCGATCGAAACCAACGCCGAAGCGCAGCAGCAGTACCTGGCTGGCGCATGCGACGTCTACACCACCGACGCCTCGGGCCTGGCCGCGACGCGTGCCGCGTTCGAAGATCCGTCGGCACACGTGCTGCTGCCCGAGATCGTCTCGAAAGAGCCGCTGGGCCCGCTGGTCCGTCACGGTGACAACGAGTGGGGCGACGTGGTTCGCTGGACCCTGAACGCGCTGATCGCGGCCGAAGAGCTGGGTGTCACGAGCGCCAACATCGCCGACATGGCGTCCTCCGCCGGTGACAGCCCGGAGATCAACCGCCTCCTCGGCACCGAGGGCAACCTTGGCGAGATGCTGGGCCTCGAGGCCGACTGGGCCGTGAAGGCCATCTCGGCTGGCGGCAACTATGGCGAACTCTTTGAGAAGAACATCGGTGAGACCACGCCGATCGGTCTGGCGCGCGGCCTGAACGCGCAGTGGACCGATGGTGGCCTGCTCTACTCGCCGCCGTTCCGCTAA
- a CDS encoding glycerate kinase, whose amino-acid sequence MQDPDSFLRRLFDRAVEVADPMQSLAAHLPPHPEGRLVVIGAGKASARMAEAVEAAYGPCEGLVITRYGYARPCEKIEIVEAAHPVPDQAGVDATRRMLALLDTCGEGDTVLALISGGGSALLCAPADGITLNEKQALTDALLASGAPIGAINGIRKQISAVKGGKLAAAAYPARMLALLISDVPGDNPSDIASGPTVGDTGTPAGALEALDRWNVTPSPSITDYLTAGGNPLPPDDPRLSTVENVIYAAPSQSLAAAAEIAKAEGIDVHILGDALEGEARDVAAEHAALARKVQGDKPVLLLSGGELTVTRRGNGIGGPNAEYCLALAVALDGAPGIHALACDTDGVDGAAEVAGAIISPDTLTKAPDAADALAINDAHGFFGRIGDQVVTGPTLTNVNDFRAILVLPKP is encoded by the coding sequence ATGCAAGACCCCGACAGCTTCCTGCGCCGCCTGTTCGACCGTGCCGTGGAAGTGGCCGACCCGATGCAAAGCCTCGCCGCTCACCTTCCGCCCCACCCCGAGGGCAGGCTCGTGGTAATCGGCGCCGGCAAGGCCAGCGCCCGCATGGCCGAGGCGGTCGAGGCGGCCTATGGCCCCTGTGAGGGGCTGGTGATCACCCGCTACGGCTATGCCCGCCCCTGCGAAAAGATCGAGATCGTCGAGGCGGCGCATCCCGTCCCGGACCAGGCCGGCGTCGACGCCACCCGCCGGATGCTGGCACTGCTGGACACCTGCGGCGAAGGCGACACCGTTCTGGCGCTTATCTCCGGCGGCGGCTCCGCACTCCTCTGCGCACCCGCCGACGGAATCACGCTCAACGAAAAACAGGCACTGACCGACGCGCTGCTGGCCTCCGGCGCGCCCATCGGCGCCATCAACGGCATCCGCAAGCAGATCTCGGCGGTCAAAGGCGGCAAACTGGCCGCCGCCGCCTACCCCGCCAGGATGCTCGCGCTCTTGATCTCCGACGTCCCCGGCGACAACCCAAGCGACATCGCCAGCGGTCCCACGGTGGGCGACACCGGCACCCCGGCCGGTGCCTTGGAAGCCCTGGACCGCTGGAACGTCACGCCGTCGCCCTCCATCACCGATTACCTGACCGCGGGCGGCAACCCCCTGCCTCCCGACGACCCGCGCCTCTCGACCGTGGAAAACGTGATCTACGCCGCCCCATCGCAATCGCTCGCCGCCGCTGCCGAAATTGCAAAGGCCGAAGGGATAGACGTGCATATCCTGGGCGACGCCCTCGAAGGCGAGGCCCGCGACGTCGCCGCCGAACATGCCGCCCTTGCGCGCAAGGTACAGGGCGACAAACCCGTCCTTCTGCTCTCGGGCGGCGAACTTACCGTCACCCGACGCGGCAACGGCATCGGCGGGCCCAACGCCGAATATTGCCTCGCGCTCGCCGTCGCGCTTGACGGCGCGCCCGGTATCCACGCGCTGGCCTGCGACACCGACGGCGTCGACGGCGCGGCCGAGGTCGCGGGCGCGATCATCTCGCCCGACACGCTCACGAAAGCCCCCGACGCCGCCGACGCGCTCGCCATCAACGACGCGCACGGCTTTTTCGGGCGCATCGGCGATCAGGTCGTGACCGGCCCCACGCTCACCAATGTCAACGACTTCCGCGCCATTCTCGTCCTGCCCAAACCATGA
- a CDS encoding RluA family pseudouridine synthase — MSGVQTLAVEAGEGDQRVDRWLRRRFPHVAQGRIEKMCRKGELRVDGGRVKANTRLEEGQQVRVPPLPEPGEVESAPVEKQKTKISDADAKMIRDAVIYRDDHIIALNKPPGLPVQGGSKLTRHVDGLADALRFGFEEAPRLVHRLDKDTSGVLILARTRAMAAAMTQAIRHRETRKIYWAVVAGVPTPYLGEIKYGLVKAGGHGARGEGEKMVCIHPGEVDRTKGAKRAITQYATLYRVASRASWVAMEPITGRTHQLRAHMAEIGHPIVGDGKYGGSSQENLGDGWGAKLGGIISNKLHLHARTMAFEHPVTKKPVVIEAELPEHMANTFETMGWTPDLAAEDPFEALR; from the coding sequence ATGAGCGGTGTGCAGACATTGGCGGTGGAGGCCGGCGAGGGCGACCAGCGGGTCGACCGATGGCTGCGGCGACGGTTTCCGCATGTGGCGCAGGGCCGGATCGAGAAGATGTGCCGCAAGGGCGAGCTGCGCGTCGATGGCGGACGGGTCAAGGCCAACACGCGGCTGGAAGAGGGCCAGCAGGTGCGCGTGCCGCCCCTGCCGGAGCCGGGCGAGGTGGAAAGTGCGCCTGTCGAGAAGCAGAAGACGAAGATTTCCGATGCCGACGCGAAGATGATCCGGGACGCGGTGATTTATCGCGACGACCATATCATCGCGCTGAACAAGCCGCCGGGCCTGCCGGTGCAGGGAGGCAGCAAGCTGACCCGGCACGTGGACGGGCTGGCCGATGCGCTGCGGTTCGGGTTTGAGGAAGCGCCGCGGCTGGTCCACCGGCTGGACAAGGATACGTCCGGCGTTCTGATCCTGGCGCGGACCCGGGCGATGGCGGCGGCGATGACGCAAGCGATACGGCACCGCGAGACGCGCAAGATCTATTGGGCCGTGGTGGCCGGTGTGCCGACGCCCTACCTGGGCGAAATCAAGTACGGGTTGGTCAAGGCCGGGGGGCATGGCGCGCGCGGCGAGGGCGAGAAGATGGTCTGCATCCATCCCGGCGAGGTGGACCGGACGAAGGGCGCCAAGCGGGCGATCACGCAATATGCCACGCTTTACCGGGTGGCGAGCCGGGCGTCGTGGGTGGCGATGGAGCCCATCACCGGTCGGACCCACCAGTTGCGCGCGCATATGGCCGAGATCGGCCATCCTATCGTGGGCGACGGGAAATATGGCGGGTCTAGCCAGGAGAACCTTGGCGACGGCTGGGGGGCGAAGCTGGGCGGGATCATCTCGAACAAGCTGCACCTTCATGCGCGGACGATGGCGTTCGAGCATCCGGTGACGAAAAAGCCCGTGGTGATAGAAGCGGAGTTGCCCGAACATATGGCCAACACGTTCGAAACGATGGGCTGGACGCCGGACCTGGCCGCCGAAGATCCGTTCGAGGCGCTGCGATGA
- a CDS encoding amino acid ABC transporter permease (The N-terminal region of this protein, as described by TIGR01726, is a three transmembrane segment that identifies a subfamily of ABC transporter permease subunits, which specificities that include histidine, arginine, glutamine, glutamate, L-cystine (sic), the opines (in Agrobacterium) octopine and nopaline, etc.), whose protein sequence is MTTITDPQQESFRPSMLLNDTRYRSYTFQFIALMVLIGIIAYLGYNLVLNLRAAGLNISYEFLGEPAGYDINQTLVEYTSRSSHLTAAIVGILNTLLVAFLACVTATIFGVIAGVLRLSNNWLVRKLMAGYVEAFRNVPVLIWIIIIFTIMTAVLPAPRAFRGEDADASMILGSVAFTNRGVYVPMPIWGPGSMVVVVTFILSIVGVFAYRAYAKKLLFDTGRLLPTGWPSLAILFVPSILMFFIMGQPISLDFPELGGFNFRGGLQIGAPLIALWFALSIYTGAFIAENVRAGILAVSKGQTEAAASLGLRPRRIMNLVILPQALRVIIPPLISQYLNITKNSSLAIAVGYADITATLGGITLNQTGRAIECVLLLMLFYLLISLGISAVMNVYNNAVRLKER, encoded by the coding sequence ATGACAACAATAACCGACCCTCAACAGGAGTCGTTTCGACCGTCTATGCTGTTGAACGATACGCGCTATCGTTCCTACACATTCCAGTTCATCGCCCTGATGGTGCTGATCGGGATCATCGCCTACCTGGGCTACAACCTGGTGCTGAATCTGCGGGCCGCAGGGCTGAACATCAGCTATGAATTTCTGGGCGAGCCGGCGGGCTATGACATCAACCAGACGCTGGTGGAGTACACCAGCCGAAGTTCGCATCTGACCGCCGCCATCGTCGGTATCCTGAACACGCTTCTGGTGGCGTTCCTGGCCTGCGTGACAGCGACCATATTCGGCGTGATCGCGGGCGTGCTGCGCCTATCGAACAACTGGCTGGTGCGCAAGCTGATGGCCGGCTATGTCGAGGCGTTCCGCAACGTGCCGGTGCTGATCTGGATCATCATCATCTTCACGATCATGACGGCCGTGTTGCCGGCGCCAAGGGCCTTCCGGGGTGAGGATGCGGACGCGTCGATGATCCTGGGGTCGGTCGCCTTTACCAACCGGGGCGTATACGTGCCGATGCCGATCTGGGGGCCGGGGTCGATGGTGGTCGTGGTGACGTTCATCCTGTCGATTGTCGGGGTGTTCGCCTATCGCGCTTATGCCAAGAAACTGCTGTTCGACACGGGTAGGCTGTTGCCGACGGGATGGCCGTCACTGGCGATCCTGTTCGTGCCGTCGATCCTGATGTTCTTCATCATGGGGCAGCCCATTTCGCTCGACTTCCCGGAACTTGGCGGCTTCAATTTTCGCGGTGGTCTTCAAATCGGGGCACCACTGATCGCGCTTTGGTTCGCGCTGTCGATCTATACCGGCGCCTTCATCGCCGAGAACGTCCGCGCCGGTATCCTGGCCGTCAGCAAAGGTCAGACCGAGGCCGCGGCGAGCCTTGGCTTGCGTCCGCGCCGGATCATGAACCTGGTGATCCTGCCGCAAGCTCTGAGGGTGATCATCCCGCCGCTGATCTCGCAGTATCTGAACATCACCAAGAACTCGTCTCTGGCGATTGCCGTGGGCTATGCCGACATCACTGCGACGCTGGGGGGCATCACGCTGAACCAGACGGGCCGCGCCATCGAGTGCGTGCTCTTGCTGATGCTGTTCTACCTGCTGATCTCGCTCGGGATCTCTGCGGTGATGAACGTTTACAACAACGCCGTGCGGCTGAAGGAGCGCTGA
- the crcB gene encoding fluoride efflux transporter CrcB, producing the protein MWMTFLQVGLGGAMGSMLRFGVGQAVARHVSGGFPLGVLPVNILGSFLMGMVVVYTFHKDITHLNPFLIAGVLGGFTTFSAFSLEAFTLYERGAVGTAALYVILSVALSILGLALGVWLARGIWA; encoded by the coding sequence ATGTGGATGACCTTTCTTCAGGTGGGCCTTGGCGGCGCCATGGGCTCGATGCTGCGCTTCGGCGTGGGGCAGGCGGTGGCGCGTCACGTCTCTGGCGGCTTTCCGTTGGGCGTGCTGCCGGTGAACATCCTGGGGTCGTTCCTGATGGGGATGGTGGTGGTTTACACGTTCCACAAGGACATCACGCATCTGAACCCGTTCCTGATCGCCGGTGTGCTGGGCGGGTTCACGACCTTCTCAGCCTTTTCGCTGGAGGCGTTCACGCTTTATGAGCGCGGCGCGGTGGGGACGGCGGCGCTCTACGTGATCCTGTCGGTCGCCTTGTCGATCCTCGGGCTGGCATTGGGCGTCTGGCTGGCGCGGGGGATCTGGGCATGA